In Longimicrobiales bacterium, a single window of DNA contains:
- a CDS encoding DUF763 domain-containing protein, translated as MTRRTGTADLPLHTGRAPAWLFDRMKQLAPAIVEAIVVDRGPAAVLERLSDPHWFQAFGCVLGFDWHSSGVTTTVCGALKDGLAGREADTGIYVAGGKGKTSRRTPQELVAIGGRTGLDGNRLAYTSRMTAKVDSAAVQDGFDLYHHSFFVASSGEWAVVQQGMRDRDGSARRYHWLGSRTADLVNEPHAAVASDVRSESVLNLVAAESNATRDAAARFAGEDPRHTAKEIARAITLELPRRHWVDIERDINPRHLKAVLLSTWQTAPADFETLLAVKGVGPATLRALALISELLYGAPASSRDPARYSFAHGGKDGFPFPVDRRTYDGSIEFLRDALGRARIGSSDRLHALKRLGQWQTNKPVSSRS; from the coding sequence ATGACAAGAAGAACCGGCACCGCGGACCTCCCGCTCCATACCGGCCGCGCCCCCGCCTGGCTGTTCGACCGCATGAAGCAGCTCGCGCCCGCGATCGTCGAAGCGATCGTCGTGGACCGCGGCCCTGCCGCCGTCCTGGAGCGCCTCTCCGATCCGCACTGGTTCCAGGCGTTCGGCTGTGTGCTCGGCTTCGACTGGCACTCGAGCGGCGTGACGACCACCGTGTGCGGTGCCCTCAAGGACGGGCTCGCCGGCCGCGAAGCGGATACCGGCATTTACGTCGCTGGCGGCAAGGGGAAGACGTCACGCAGGACACCGCAGGAGCTGGTTGCGATCGGCGGGCGTACCGGCCTCGATGGCAACCGTCTGGCCTATACGAGCCGGATGACGGCAAAGGTGGACAGCGCCGCGGTGCAGGACGGCTTCGACCTTTACCATCACTCGTTTTTCGTCGCGAGCTCGGGCGAGTGGGCCGTGGTGCAGCAGGGTATGCGCGACCGCGACGGCTCCGCGCGGCGCTACCACTGGCTGGGCAGCCGTACCGCGGATCTCGTCAACGAACCGCATGCGGCGGTCGCCTCGGATGTGCGGAGCGAGTCCGTGCTGAACCTGGTCGCGGCGGAGTCGAACGCGACGCGCGACGCAGCCGCACGATTCGCCGGAGAGGATCCACGACACACGGCGAAGGAGATTGCGCGCGCGATCACGCTCGAGCTGCCGCGTCGTCACTGGGTGGACATCGAGCGCGACATCAACCCGCGACATCTGAAGGCCGTGCTGCTCAGCACCTGGCAGACCGCACCCGCCGACTTCGAGACGCTGCTTGCAGTGAAAGGTGTCGGTCCCGCCACGCTGCGCGCGCTGGCGCTCATCTCGGAGCTGCTGTACGGCGCCCCCGCGAGCAGTCGGGACCCCGCCCGCTACAGCTTCGCGCACGGCGGCAAGGACGGCTTCCCGTTCCCTGTCGATCGCAGGACGTACGACGGCTCGATCGAGTTCCTGAGGGATGCCCTCGGTCGCGCCCGCATCGGCAGCAGCGACCGGCTGCACGCGCTGAAGCGGCTCGGCCAGTGGCAAACGAACAAGCCGGTCAGCTCGCGCTCCTAA
- a CDS encoding superoxide dismutase family protein: protein MRRLGVMMAAAAVGFAACEPADTAPEPAVRDTTAAVPDQSAAEERIEVQLMDSTGEQVGVSHLSQQGDGVEVHIRVANLEPGSEHGLHFHENGTCEPPTFESAGGHFNPTGMQHGLENPQGPHVGDMPNIRAGENGVADTTFVKPNTLLRGDSTSLQRPGGIALVVHAGPDDMRTDPSGDSGARIACGVVRIQ, encoded by the coding sequence ATGAGACGACTCGGGGTGATGATGGCAGCGGCCGCCGTGGGCTTCGCCGCATGCGAGCCGGCGGACACCGCGCCGGAGCCGGCCGTGCGCGATACGACTGCCGCGGTGCCGGACCAGTCGGCCGCGGAGGAGCGGATCGAGGTGCAGCTGATGGATTCGACGGGCGAGCAGGTCGGCGTATCCCACCTGTCGCAGCAGGGCGACGGCGTCGAAGTGCACATCCGCGTCGCGAACCTGGAGCCGGGCAGCGAGCATGGGCTCCATTTCCATGAGAACGGCACGTGCGAGCCGCCGACGTTCGAATCGGCGGGCGGTCACTTCAACCCGACCGGCATGCAGCACGGCCTCGAGAATCCCCAGGGTCCGCACGTGGGCGACATGCCGAACATCCGCGCCGGCGAGAACGGCGTCGCGGACACGACGTTCGTGAAGCCGAACACGCTGCTGCGCGGCGATTCGACATCGCTGCAGCGGCCGGGCGGCATCGCGCTCGTCGTGCATGCGGGACCGGACGACATGCGCACCGATCCGTCCGGCGACTCCGGCGCGCGCATCGCCTGCGGCGTGGTCAGGATCCAGTAG